In the Streptomyces sp. NBC_00193 genome, CCAGTACCCGCTCTCCGTCGACCCGGGTGCGTACATCGCGCACACCGGGAACCTCCAGCAGTCCTTCCAGTCCGGTGTGAACTTCCGCACTCTGATCGGCGAGGGCTCCGGCGAGGCGTTCCAGATCCGCTTCGAGGGCGAGGGCCTGGTGTACGTGCAGCCCAGCGAGCGCAACACCATCGGGGGCGACGTCTGATGCCGTTCCGCGAGATCAACTCGAAGATGGTCGAGGCCCAGGTCGTACCGGGGCAGAAGATGTACAGCCAGCGCGGCGCGATGCTCGCGTACCGCGGCGAGGTCTCCTTCACCCCGAGCCTGACCGGCGGCCAGGGCGGCGTGATGGGCATGATCGGGCGCCGCGTGGCGAACGAGCAGACCCCGCTGATGGAGGTCGAGGGCAGCGGCACCGTGATGTTCGGCCACGGCGGCCACCACATCCAGGTGATCAGCCTCACCGGCGAGACGCTCTACGTGGAGGCCGACCGGCTGCTCGCCTTCGACGGCACCCTGCAGCAGGGCACGATGTTCATGGGCGCGCAGGGCGGGGTCATGGGCATGGTGCGCGGCCAGGTGACCGGGCAGGGCCTGTTCACCACCACCCTCAAGGGCCACGGCTCGGTGGCCGTGATGGCCCACGGCGGGGTCATCGAGCTGCCGATCCACCCCAACCGCCCGATCCACGTGGACCCGCAGGCCTACGTCGCCCACCACGGCGAGGTCCGCAACAAGCTGTCCACGGCGCTGGGCTGGCGGGACATGGTCGGACGCGGCTCGGGCGAGGCGTTCCAGCTGGAACTGTCCGGCCAGGGCGCGGTGTACGTACAGGCTTCGGAGGAAAAGCTGTGAACTTTGGTCCCGTGACCGGTGGACCGGGAGGTCCGACCGTCTTCGACCCGTACACCCTGCCGTCCGACGACAACGTCAACGCCTACACCTTCTGCGTGGAGCTCAAGGGGAGCCAGTGGTTCCTGCAGAAGGGCAAGATGATCGCCTACTACGGGCGCATCGAGTTCAACGGCATCGGCCACGGCCGGTTCGACCGGCTGCTGCGCACCAGCTTCCACTCGCCGCTGCACGCGAGCGACTGGGTGGTGGCCGAGGGGCAGGGCAAGATGCTGCTGGCCGACCGGGCCTTCGACGTGAACTCGTACGACCTGGACAACGGCAACCTGACCATCCGGTCGGGCAACCTGCTCGCGTACCAGCCCTCGCTGGCGCTCAAGCAGTCGATCGTCCCGGGCTTCCTCACCCTGATCGGCACGGGGAAGTTCGTGGCGGCCTCCAGCGGTCCGGTGGTGTTCATGGAGCCGCCGCTGCGGGTGGATCCGCAGGCGCTGGTGGGGTGGGCGGACTGCCCCTCTCCGTGCCACCACTACGACCACGGGTACATGTCGGGCGTGATCGGCGGCCTGCGCTCGCTGACGGGCATCGGGGGCTCTTCGGGCGAGGAGCACCAGTTCGAGTTCGTGGGTGCGGGTACGGTGCTTCTCCAGTCCTCGGAGATGCTGATGCCGGAGCAGGCGGTCGGGGCCGTGGGCGCCGGGGCGGCCGCGGGTCAGGCGCAGGGCGTTCCCGGCCAGGGCCAGGGTCCGCTGGGGCAGCTCGGCGTACCGCGGATGCCGGGGCAGCTGGGTGATATCCAGCGGCGCTTCGGGCTGTAGGAAACCTCTCACCGCGCAGTATTTCTCTCACCGCGCAGTATTTTTGTACGCAATTCAACTTCTTAGGTAGAGTTCTTTCATGGAGACCATCGAGACCGAGGCGGCCACCCCCTGGCTGAACGACGCCGAGCAGTGCGCCTGGCGCACCCACCTGGACGTCAGCAGACTGCTGTCCCACCAGCTGGAAAAGGACCTCCAGCCGTTCGGGCTCACCAACAACGACTACGAGATCCTCGTGAACCTCTCCGAATCCGAGGAACACCGGATGCGGATGAGCGACCTCGCGACGTCGACCCTGCAGTCCAAGAGCCGGCTCTCCCACCAGATCACCCGCATGGAATCGGCGGGCCTCGTCCGCCGCGTGAACTGCGAGTCCGACCGCCGCGGGCTCTACGCCGTCCTCACGCCCGAGGGCATGGACACGATGCGCAAGGTCGCCCCGCACCACGTGGCGTCCGTCCGCCGCCACTTCATCGACCTGCTCCCGCCGGAAGCCCTCGCAGCGCTGCGCGCCGCGCTCACTCCGGTCGCCGAGCACCTGCGCGCGGGCCGCGGCAAGGCCTGATCCCCGGGCCGGTCCCCGAGCGGCGCTCCTCTGCCGCAGGCCGGAGAATGGGCGGTAACGCTCGCTCGCCGGCCGCCGCCGAGCAACCGTAAGCGCCATGGCCGGCCTGAGGAGGTCACGCCATGAAGCGCACCCTGTACGTCTCGTCGGCCGCGGCCGCCGCCGTCCTGCTGGTCGCAGGACCGGTGGCGGCCGCCGCCGCGTCCACGGCCGGAGCGGCCACCGGCAGCCTCTCCGCACCGCTGCGCGCCGCGGTCGATGCCGAGGGGGCCGCCGCGGCGGCCCTCAAGAGTCATCCCGGAGTCATCGAGTCGCTCGACAAGGACGGCCCGGTCTGGCACGTGAACGTGATCGGCAAGGACGGCAGCAACACGGAGCTGCTCGTCACCGCGGCCACGGGAGCGGTCACCGTGGAGAACTCGGACGAGAACGACGACGACGGGGACGAGGACGCCGCCCTGGTCGCCGCGAAGGTCACCGCCCAGCAGGCCATGAAGGCCGCCGTCGCCGCCCATCCCGGCCAGGTCTGGTCGGTGCAGTGGGACGACGATGACGACAACAACACGACCTACTGGGACGTGGAGGTCAAGTCCGGGGGCACCACGACGAACGTCCACGTGGACCCCACGTCCGGCAAGGCCACCGTCTCCCAGTCGGACAACGGCAACGACAACGACGAGAACGACAGCAACGACGACAACGGCTAGGACCCGTCCCGGTCCCGCACGCACGGAAGCCGCACCTCGTGGACGAGGTGCGGCTTCCGTATGTGGTCAGTCAGTGCTCACGGTCAGGCGTTGGGACGCTTTCCGTGGTTGGCCTTCTTCTTCTTGCGGGCTCGCTTCTTGTTGCCGCGCTTCGCCATGAAACCTCCCTGCGTTTGGGGCATTCCGGGCGTTCGCCAGTCTATGACCGGCCCACGGGCTCCGCATCCGGTTCCGCCGGTTACACCGGTTCCGCCGCTTCCGTGAGGGTCGCGAGGAGCGCGTCCGAGGCCGCGTACGGATCCAGCTCGCCCGCCGCCACCCGCCCGGCCAGGGCGTCCAGGTGGGCGTCGCCGTGCACGTCGGCGAGCCGGGCCCGCAGGGCGGTGATCGCGATCGTTTCCACCTCGCGCGCGGCGCGGGCCGTACGCCGCTGCGCCAGCACCCCGTGCTCGTCCATCCACGCCCGGTGCTTCTCCAGCGCCTCGACCAGCTCGTCGATGCCCGTACCGCGCGCCGCGACCGTCTTCACGATCGGCGGCCGCCAGTCGCCCTTGCCCCGGGACTCCCCCAGGCTCAGCATGTGGTTCAGCTCCCGGGCGGTGGCGTCCGCGCCGTCCCGGTCGGCCTTGTTCACCACGTAGACGTCGCCGATCTCCAGGATGCCCGCCTTCGCGGCCTGGATCCCGTCGCCCATCCCGGGGGCCAGCAGCACCACCGAGGTGTCGGCCTGCGCCGCGATCTCCACCTCCGACTGCCCGACCCCGACCGTCTCGACCAGGATCACCTCGCAGCCGGCCGCGTCCAGCACCCGGATCGCCTGCGGGGCGGACCAGGCGAGTCCGCCCAGGTGGCCGCGGGTGGCCATGGAGCGGATGTAGACCCCCGGGTCGGAGGCGTGGTCCGACATCCGCACCCGGTCGCCGAGCAGCGCGCCCCCGCTGAACGGCGAGGACGGGTCGACGGCCAGGACGCCGACCCGCTTGCCGGCCTGCCGGTACGCGGAGACCAGCGCCGAGGTGGTCGTGGACTTGCCGACGCCCGGGGAGCCGGTGAGGCCCACCACGTACGCGTTGCCCGTGAGCGGCGCCAGCGCCGCCATCACCTCGCGCAGCTGCGGGGACGCCCCCTCGACCAGCGAGATCAGCCGGGCGACCGCTCGCGGCCTGCCCTCACGGGCCTGGGCCACCAGCTGGGGGACGTCCACCGCCGTCATTCTTGCTGCGCTCCTTCGTTCTCACGGGTCCCGCGGGTCTCGTCCCGCGGGACCCGTACGGGTACGGCTACGGGTGCGGGCGGCCGGACGGCCGCCCCTCCCCTACGGGACGCGGACGATCAGGGCGTCGCCCTGGCCGCCGCCACCGCACAGGGCGGCCGCGCCGACCCCGCCACCGCGGCGCTTGAGCTCCAGCGCCAGGTGCAGCACCACGCGGGCGCCGGACATGCCGATCGGGTGACCCAGGGCGATGGCGCCGCCGTTGACGTTCACCTTTTCCGGGGTCACGCCGAGGTCCTTCATTGACTGCACGGCGACCGCCGCGAAGGCCTCGTTGATCTCGATGAGGTCGAGGTCCTCGACGCCGAGGCCCTCCTTCTTCAGGGCGTGCAGGATCGCGTTGGAGGGCTGCGACTGGAGCGAGTTGTCCGGGCCCGCCACGTTGCCGTGGGCGCCGATCTCGGCGAGCCACTCCAGGCCCAGCTCCTCTGCCTTGGCCTTGCTCATCACGACCACGGCGGCCGCACCGTCGCTGATCTGCGAGGAGGTGCCCGCGGTGATGGTGCCGTCCTTGGCGAAGGCCGGACGCAGCTTGCCGAGGGACTCGGCGGTGGTCTCGGCCCGGATGCCCTCGTCCTGCGAGAACACCACCGGCTCGCCCTTGCGCTGCGGGATCTCGACCGGGGTGATCTCGGCCTCGAAGACGCCGTTCTTCTGCGCGGCGGCGGCGCGCTGGTGGGAGGTGGCCGCGAACGCGTCCTGCGGGGCCCGCTCGATGCCCAGGCGGGTGTTGTGCTTCTCGGTGGACTCGCCCATCGCGATGTTCTCGAAGGCGTCGGTGAGGCCGTCGTAGGCCATCGCGTCGAGCATCTCGATGGCGCCGTACTTGTAGCCCTCGCGGGACTTCGGCAGCAGGTGCGGGGCGTTGGTCATGGACTCCTGACCGCCCGCGACCACGATGTCGAACTCCCCGGCGCGGATGAGCTGGTCCGCCAGGGCGATGGCGTCGAGGCCCGACAGGCACACCTTGTTGATGGTGAGCGCGGGCACGTTCATGGGGATCCCGCCCTTGACGGCGGCCTGGCGGGCGGGAATCTGGCCCGCGCCGGCCTGGAGCACCTGGCCCATGATCACGTACTGGACCTGGTCGCCGGAGATCCCGGCCCGTTCCAGCGCGGACTTGATGGCGAAGCCGCCGAGGTCGGCACCCGAGAAGGACTTCAGCGAGCCGAGCAGTCGCCCCATGGGCGTGCGGGCCCCGGCGACGATCACTGACGTGGTGTTGTTCGTTCCGGACATGGAGCACAGCCCCTTGAAGATGAGGAGTGAACGAGGGTTTACCCGAATGTACTGAGCGGTACCCGTGCCGTCACCGGCGCGTGAGTGTGATCGCGCGCACGTTGCGTAACCGCCTCCGGTAGCGCTGCACTGTGTCCATGCTGACAAGAATCGACCACATCGGGATCGCCTGCTTCGACCTGGACAAGACGGTTGAGTTCTACCGTGCCACGTACGGCTTCGAGGTGTTCCACTCCGAGGTCAACGAGGAGCAGGGCGTCCGCGAAGCCATGCTGAAGATCAACGAGACCTCCGACGGCGGAGCCTCCTACCTCCAGCTCCTGGAGCCCACCCGCGAGGACTCCGCGGTCGGCAAGTGGCTGGCCAAGAACGGCGAGGGCGTCCACCACATCGCCTTCGGCACCGAGGACGTCCAGGGCGACTCGGAGGCCATCCGCGGCAAGGGCGTCCGCGTCCTCTACGACCAGCCCCGCACCGGCTCGATGGGCTCCTCGATCACCTTCCTGCACCCCAAGGACTGCCACGGCGTCCTCACCGAACTGGTCACGAGCAACCCCGACCACTCGACCGCCCAGCACTGACGGGCTTGCGTTACGGCACATCACCGGATGTGGTGCGCCGTCCGCGTCCGGCCGTCTCGCTGGTGCGGGAACCCGTGCAGTCCGCCGGATCGGCGTTCGGCTCCGCCTCGGGAACTTCACACGTCGCCAACAGGCGCCGCGAGCGCCGACTCCTGTGGCGCCGTCGGCAGCAGCTCGACCTGCACCACGAGCTTCACGTCAACGACGGTACGTTCCGCCCCGGACACATGCATTCGAACAGCCCAAATCGGCACTCCGCGGACCCGGAGAGGGAATCTCCGCAGGGTCAGCTCGTCCGGGTTCCCGCACTAGGGCACTGATGTCCCGTTTCCCCGGCCGGTAGAGTGGCTTTGGCTCGGCCGGGGTTCGGCGCGGAGACGGGGTCGGGGCCTGTATCGACCGACCCGGAATCTGACACCATTCCCCGGGGGCGTCGTTCAGCGGGCGGACGGTGCTCATTCGGTAGTGAGCTTGCGACCAGGGGACGGATGGGACCGCGCTGTGCGGGGCTACGAAAGCCAGGAGAGCCATCAGGCCGAGGCCGACCATCTCTCGCGCTTCGAAGCCGAGATGGAGCGGCTGAAGAAGGAACGCGGGAAGGCCGTCCAGCACGCCGATGACCTGGGGTACCAGGTCGAGGTGCTGCGCGCCAAGCTCCACGAGGTACGCCGCAACCTGGCGTCCCGCCCCGCCTATGACGGCGCGGACATGGGGTACCAGGCGGAGCAGCTGCTCCGTAATGCCCAGATCCAGGCCGACCAGATGCGTTCGGACGCCGAGCGCGAGCTGCGCGACGTCCGGGCCCAGACCCAGCGCATCCTCCAGGAGCACGCCGAGCACCAGGCGCGGCTCCAGGCCGAACTGCACGCCGAGGCCGTCAACCGCCGCCAGCGCCTGGACCAGGAGCTGAGCGAGCGCCGTCAGACGGTGGAAGCCCACGTCAACGAGAACGTGGCCTGGGCCGAGCAGTTGCGCGCCCGTACCGAAGCCCAGGCCCGCCGGCTCATGGACGAGTCCCGCGCCGAGGCCGAGCAGACCCTGAACACCGCGCGCGCCGAGGCCGCCCGGGTCGCCTCCGAGGCCACCCGCCGGCTCGCCTCCGAGAACGAATCCGCCCGCGCCGAAGCCGAGTCGACCCTGCTGCGCGCCCGCAAGGAGGCCGAGCGGCTTCTGACCGCCGCCTCCGCGCAGGCCCAGGAGGCCACCGAGCACGCGGAGCGGCTGCGCTCCACCACCTCCGCCGAGGCCGAGCAGACCCGTCGCCAGACGATGGACCTGGGCCGGGTCGCCGAGCAGCGCACGCAGGAGGCCGAAGGGGCCCTGCGCGAGGCCCGCGCGGCCGCGGAGAAGCTGCTCGCGGAGGCCAAGGAGAGCGCCGCCCGGCAGCTCGCGTCGGCGGAGTCCGTCAACGAGCAGCGCACCCGTACGGCCAAGGAGCAGGTGGCCCGCCTGGTGGGCGAGGCCAACAAGGAGGCCGAGGCCCTCAAGGCCGAGGCCGAGCAGGCGCTC is a window encoding:
- the mce gene encoding methylmalonyl-CoA epimerase; amino-acid sequence: MLTRIDHIGIACFDLDKTVEFYRATYGFEVFHSEVNEEQGVREAMLKINETSDGGASYLQLLEPTREDSAVGKWLAKNGEGVHHIAFGTEDVQGDSEAIRGKGVRVLYDQPRTGSMGSSITFLHPKDCHGVLTELVTSNPDHSTAQH
- the meaB gene encoding methylmalonyl Co-A mutase-associated GTPase MeaB, yielding MTAVDVPQLVAQAREGRPRAVARLISLVEGASPQLREVMAALAPLTGNAYVVGLTGSPGVGKSTTTSALVSAYRQAGKRVGVLAVDPSSPFSGGALLGDRVRMSDHASDPGVYIRSMATRGHLGGLAWSAPQAIRVLDAAGCEVILVETVGVGQSEVEIAAQADTSVVLLAPGMGDGIQAAKAGILEIGDVYVVNKADRDGADATARELNHMLSLGESRGKGDWRPPIVKTVAARGTGIDELVEALEKHRAWMDEHGVLAQRRTARAAREVETIAITALRARLADVHGDAHLDALAGRVAAGELDPYAASDALLATLTEAAEPV
- a CDS encoding AIM24 family protein translates to MPFREINSKMVEAQVVPGQKMYSQRGAMLAYRGEVSFTPSLTGGQGGVMGMIGRRVANEQTPLMEVEGSGTVMFGHGGHHIQVISLTGETLYVEADRLLAFDGTLQQGTMFMGAQGGVMGMVRGQVTGQGLFTTTLKGHGSVAVMAHGGVIELPIHPNRPIHVDPQAYVAHHGEVRNKLSTALGWRDMVGRGSGEAFQLELSGQGAVYVQASEEKL
- a CDS encoding PepSY domain-containing protein; this encodes MKRTLYVSSAAAAAVLLVAGPVAAAAASTAGAATGSLSAPLRAAVDAEGAAAAALKSHPGVIESLDKDGPVWHVNVIGKDGSNTELLVTAATGAVTVENSDENDDDGDEDAALVAAKVTAQQAMKAAVAAHPGQVWSVQWDDDDDNNTTYWDVEVKSGGTTTNVHVDPTSGKATVSQSDNGNDNDENDSNDDNG
- a CDS encoding AIM24 family protein; translated protein: MTGGPGGPTVFDPYTLPSDDNVNAYTFCVELKGSQWFLQKGKMIAYYGRIEFNGIGHGRFDRLLRTSFHSPLHASDWVVAEGQGKMLLADRAFDVNSYDLDNGNLTIRSGNLLAYQPSLALKQSIVPGFLTLIGTGKFVAASSGPVVFMEPPLRVDPQALVGWADCPSPCHHYDHGYMSGVIGGLRSLTGIGGSSGEEHQFEFVGAGTVLLQSSEMLMPEQAVGAVGAGAAAGQAQGVPGQGQGPLGQLGVPRMPGQLGDIQRRFGL
- a CDS encoding MarR family winged helix-turn-helix transcriptional regulator — translated: METEAATPWLNDAEQCAWRTHLDVSRLLSHQLEKDLQPFGLTNNDYEILVNLSESEEHRMRMSDLATSTLQSKSRLSHQITRMESAGLVRRVNCESDRRGLYAVLTPEGMDTMRKVAPHHVASVRRHFIDLLPPEALAALRAALTPVAEHLRAGRGKA
- a CDS encoding acetyl-CoA C-acetyltransferase, translated to MSGTNNTTSVIVAGARTPMGRLLGSLKSFSGADLGGFAIKSALERAGISGDQVQYVIMGQVLQAGAGQIPARQAAVKGGIPMNVPALTINKVCLSGLDAIALADQLIRAGEFDIVVAGGQESMTNAPHLLPKSREGYKYGAIEMLDAMAYDGLTDAFENIAMGESTEKHNTRLGIERAPQDAFAATSHQRAAAAQKNGVFEAEITPVEIPQRKGEPVVFSQDEGIRAETTAESLGKLRPAFAKDGTITAGTSSQISDGAAAVVVMSKAKAEELGLEWLAEIGAHGNVAGPDNSLQSQPSNAILHALKKEGLGVEDLDLIEINEAFAAVAVQSMKDLGVTPEKVNVNGGAIALGHPIGMSGARVVLHLALELKRRGGGVGAAALCGGGGQGDALIVRVP